The Oryzias melastigma strain HK-1 linkage group LG13, ASM292280v2, whole genome shotgun sequence genome window below encodes:
- the sorl1 gene encoding sortilin-related receptor: MAKGQEERMLLALHALLFAASAANCVTLRVYRENRGVVTVDASREPAGGGGGGGGGGAAAAALPVAAHGVAEGGYAARRSRRSSGVSAMPKVYGQVSLNDSHNQMVVHWAGEKSNVIVALARDSAAASGPKTSAVYVSYDYGATFTLISDKFQLSKEKKKDGSKQVISQFYHSPADNRRYLFVDSINNYLWNTFDFCHNVQGFSLPFKPTDLLLHSRKSGLVLGYDSSHPNKQLWKSDDFGETWVLIQEHVKAYFWGIEPYDPPTTVLVQRHEPQGVSTILNSTDFFQSEQNRRVILEQVDSFQLRDKYMFATTTRKLFGSHEPSTVQLWVSYNRQPMKAAQFMTRHPITEFYIADASEDQVFVCVNHRHNVTHLYISDTEGLSFSLSLENVLYYSPEGSSNNTLIRYFASEPFADLHRVEGLRGVFIATLLNGSASEDNMRSVITFDKGGTWELLQAPSADSLGGTVDCQLSKGCSLHLAQRWSQLFNIQLRRIPILSKDSAPGLIMATGSVGRNLANKPNVYVSSSAGARWREALAGPHFYTWGDHGGILMAIAQGGPTNLLKFSTNEGETWTEFKFSEKEVFVYQLLTEPGEKSTIFTIFGSYAEQRHSWLILQVNASDVLSVPCSEADYKRWSPSDEHGNECLLGREVTFKRRAPHATCFNGEDFDRPITITNCSCTRQDYECDYGFKLSEDLSLQVCVPDPEFVGDLYAPPVPCPVGTTYRRSKGYRKVPGDSCSGGDVEARLDGEMLPCPIGESNEFILYAVRNSIHRYDLATGSDQVLPLAGLREAVALDFDYDRNCLYWADISLDTIQRLCLNGSSGQEVVIRKDLQNVEALTFDPISRLLYWVDAGAQKIEVSNPDGDLRHTLLNSSVLEHPRALVLLPGESLMFWTDWGDRAAGIYRSFMDGTNVTCIITEGVHWPNGITADDHWLYWTEAYSDRIERADFSGAHRMVLIEGLPHPYAIAVFKNDLYWDDWSRMGIFKAPKAGSQNNELIVGRLTGVMDLKIFYKGKHRGHNACADQPCSLLCLPQPGHKHTCVCPDGVPMVTMPDGELQCKCPFGYQLRNKTCVKTEHSCLPNQYHCRNGRCISSIWKCDSDNDCGDMSDEQECPTTTCDPSHQFRCMASGSCIPLAFKCDHEDDCGDNSDEEQCEAHQCGPGEFTCARGVCIREAWLCDGDNDCRDWSDESNCTVGHHTCEPSSFQCRTGHCIPLRWKCDGDDDCQDGSDEDPQFCEGTQCKGFLCSNASCLPAAAHCNGVKDCPDGADENNCDPLCTRYMEFVCRNRAQCLFQSLVCDGIKHCEDGSDEDAAYAGCATPSEFGKVCDAYTFQCANGVCVSLEWKCDGMDDCGDYSDEANCAAPTEAPGCSRYFQYECKNGRCIPTWWKCDGENDCGDWSDEALCTGGVTPHTVTQGPTTCASNRFHCGSGACIINTWVCDGYADCRDGSDELGCPTVNGTITPAPTQAPPPSPGRCSPGQFLCRSPAHCIPEWQHCDGHSHCPDGSDEAHCPTLGPLVCVNGTRCADGEACVLDSERCDGFLDCSDHSDEDNCSADTRVYKVQNLQWAQDLVGAVTLTWSRPKNLPQNSCYFLIYYRVVGTQQWSTMNTHSNKTSCKLTVLEPDTTYQVKVLTQCLSKLYRTNDMISIRTPEGLPDPPTNLQLTCLNEEDGTVKASWDPPSRGHGLIREYIVEYSQRGGFEWTSQRSSETTAAVKDLQPESLYRFRVAAVTSRGVGNWSEIKSITPKKALPPPSVTVNSISNDSMKLSFSLDSKFEVKHFVAVLSWQFDSHVKESRNYNVTSGILKASNLTAGTLYEVAVWAHTSTGDSPTTLSHQQTTGTPPKKPLLKAKALNQTAVECSWTVSGPLAKLYGVFYATSFLDLYRSPRRLHSASLNLTVTVDRDEQYLFLVRAVSPFLGPPSDYAVVKMIPDERLPPRNLHRVRVDQTQATLKWQPPYDTPSKPLTYVIHVRDVIQNVERDYKFTSQSNTVEYLLKDLEPGGRYSISVRLLNMSKEASFTLSTTPLPAPEALKILIENDHVFLLWKSLAVREKGFNESRGYEVHAFDSTTNQTSYLGNTTETFFRITNLLPGHSYTFSVQARCLLGGQLCGDPAVVLYNTLAGTSDASRTEVHSQDMAAVVVPVLFVLLLGVCGGLVALYLRHRRLQNNFTAFANSHYNSRLGSAIFSSGDELGDDDDEDAPMISGFSDDVPMVIA, encoded by the exons ATGGCGAAGGGACAAGAAGAAAGGATGCTGCTCGCTCTTCACGCGCTGCTCTTCGCCGCCAGCGCGGCGAACTGCGTGACCCTCCGTGTTTACCGGGAGAACCGAGGCGTCGTCACGGTGGACGCCAGCCGGGAACCGGCAGGCGGAGGCGGTGGCGGAGGAGGGGGAGGCGCCGCGGCTGCTGCGCTGCCTGTGGCCGCGCATGGTGTCGCGGAGGGCGGCTACGCGGCGCGTCGAAGCCGCCGGAGCAGCGGAGTGTCGGCCATGCCGAAGGTGTACGGCCAG GTGAGCCTGAACGATTCTCACAACCAGATGGTGGTCCACTGGGCCGGGGAGAAGAGCAATGTTATCGTGGCGTTGGCTCGGGACAGTGCAGCAGCCAGTGGGCCCAAGACCAGCGCC GTGTACGTGTCCTATGACTACGGCGCTACCTTCACCCTCATCTCAGAcaagtttcagctttcaaaggagaagaaaaaggatGGCAGCAAGCAAGTTATTTCTCAGTTCTACCACAGCCCAGCCGACAACCGAAGG TACCTGTTTGTGGATTCCATCAACAACTACCTGTGGAACACCTTTGACTTCTGCCATAACGTCCAGGGCTTCTCCCTTCCCTTCAAACCCACCGACCTGCTGCTCCATTCCAGAAAGTCTGGCCTGGTGCTGGGCTACGACAGCTCCCACCCCAACAAACAG CTGTGGAAATCTGATGACTTTGGGGAGACGTGGGTGTTAATCCAGGAGCATGTGAAGGCCTACTTCTG GGGCATTGAGCCTTACGACCCCCCCACCACCGTACTGGTCCAAAGACACGAGCCGCAGGGTGTCTCCACCATTCTCAACAGCACTGACTTTTTCCAGAGTGAGCAGAACCGCAGAGTAATCCTGGAGCAGGTGGACAGCTTCCAGCTTCGAGACAAGTACATGTTCGCCACGACTACACGG AAGCTGTTTGGCAGCCATGAACCTTCCACCGTCCAGCTCTGGGTCTCCTACAACCGCCAGCCGATGAAAGCAGCGCAGTTTATGACTCGACATCCAATCACA GAGTTCTACATCGCCGATGCCTCTGAGGAccaagtgtttgtgtgtgtgaaccACAGACACAACGTCACTCACCTTTACATATCGGATACGGAAGGcctttctttctctctgtctCTGGAGAACGTCCTGTACTACAGTCCTGAAGGTTCCAGCAATAACACACTAATCAG GTACTTCGCCAGTGAGCCCTTTGCAGACCTGCATCGAGTGGAGGGTTTGCGAGGCGTCTTCATCGCCACACTGCTGAACGGCTCGGCCAGCGAGGACAACATGCGCTCTGTGATCACGTTTGACAAAGGAGGAACGTGGGAGCTGCTGCAGGCGCCTTCAGCTGACAGCCTGGGAGGAACCGTAGACTGCCAG CTCAGTAAAGGCTGTTCTCTCCACCTGGCTCAGCGCTGGAGTCAGCTGTTCAACATCCAGCTGAGGAGGATCCCCATCCTATCCAAGGACTCTGCTCCGGGACTCATCATGGCCACAG GATCCGTTGGCAGGAACTTGGCAAACAAACCCAACGTGTACGTGTCGAGCAGCGCTGGAGCGCGTTGGAGAGAG GCTCTAGCTGGACCCCATTTTTACACTTGGGGGGACCATGGTGGCATCTTGATGGCCATTGCTCAGGGAGGTCCGACCAACCTGCTCAA GTTCAGTACCAATGAAGGCGAGACGTGGACAGAGTTTAAGTTTTCTGAGAAGGAAGTGTTTGTGTACCAGCTGCTGACAGAGCCTGGAGAGAAGAGCACCATCTTCACCATCTTTGGCTCGTATGCGGAGCAAAGGCACAGCTGGCTCATCCTGCAGGTCAACGCCTCTGATGTTCTGA GCGTGCCGTGTTCGGAGGCGGACTACAAGCGCTGGTCCCCGTCAGATGAGCACGGGAACGAGTGTCTGCTGGGCCGGGAGGTGACCTTCAAGAGGCGCGCCCCCCACGCCACCTGCTTCAACGGCGAGGACTTTGACAGGCCCATCACCATCACCAACTGCTCCTGCACGCGACAGGACTACGAATG CGACTATGGCTTCAAGCTCAGCGAGGACTTGTCTCTCCAGGTTTGTGTTCCAGACCCCGAGTTTGTGGGTGACCTGTATGCTCCTCCTGTCCCCTGTCCCGTCGGCACCACCTACCGGCGCAGTAAAGG CTACCGGAAGGTTCCGGGCGACAGCTGCAGCGGTGGAGATGTGGAGGCCAGACTGGACGGGGAGATGCTGCCCTGCCCCATTGGAG AGAGTAACGAGTTCATCCTGTACGCGGTCAGAAACTCCATTCATCGCTATGACCTGGCCACGGGCAGCGACCAGGTGCTGCCGCTGGCCGGCCTGCGGGAGGCCGTGGCTCTGGACTTCGACTACGACAGGAACTGCTTGTACTGGGCCGACATCTCTTTAGACACCATTCAG cgtCTTTGTCTGAACGGCAGTTCAGGTCAGGAAGTTGTCATAAGGAAAGACCTGCAGAATGTGGAAGCTCTAACCTTTGACCCCATCAGCAGACTCCTTTACTGGGTTGATGCTGGAGCACAAAAGATTGAG GTTTCCAATCCGGACGGGGATCTTCGTCACACTTTGCTTAACTCCTCAGTGCTGGAACATCCCAGAGCTCTGGTGCTGCTGCCTGGAGAGAG TCTCATGTTCTGGACAGACTGGGGTGACAGAGCAGCTGGAATTTACCGGAGCTTCATGGATGGAACCAACGTGACCTGCATCATCACCGAGGGCGTCCACTGGCCCAACGGCATCACCGCTGATGACCACTGGCTGTACTGGACGGAAGCCTACAGCGATCGCATCGAGCGGGCCGACTTCTCTGGCGCCCACAGGATGGTCCTCATAGAGGGGCTGCCCCACCCCTACGCCATCGCTGTCTTTAAG AACGATCTGTACTGGGACGACTGGTCCAGGATGGGGATCTTCAAAGCTCCGAAAGCTGGATCTCAGAACAACGAGCTAATTGTCGGCAGATTGACGGGAGTCATGGATCTGAAGATCTTTTACAAGGGAAAACACAGAG GTCACAATGCCTGTGCTGACCAGCCCTGCAGCCTTCTGTGTCTGCCTCAGCCcggacacaaacacacctgcGTCTGCCCTGACGGGGTTCCCATGGTGACCATGCCCGATGGAGAGCTGCAGTGTAAATGTCCTTTTGGGTACCAGCTCCGGAACAAGACCTGCGTGAAGACAG AGCACAGCTGTTTGCCCAACCAGTACCACTGCCGCAACGGCCGCTGCATCAGCAGCATCTGGAAGTGTGACAGCGACAACGACTGCGGAGACATGAGTGACGAACAGGAGTGTC CCACCACGACCTGTGACCCCTCCCACCAGTTCCGCTGCATGGCCTCGGGCTCCTGCATCCCTCTGGCCTTCAAATGCGACCATGAGGATGACTGCGGAGACAACAGTGATGAAGAGCAGTGTG agGCTCACCAGTGTGGACCCGGAGAGTTCACCTGCGCACGAGGTGTTTGCATACGGGAGGCGTGGCTCTGTGATGGCGACAACGACTGCAGAGACTGGTCTGACGAGAGCAACTGCACAG TGGGCCACCATACCTGCGAGCCCAGCAGCTTCCAGTGTCGCACAGGTCACTGCATCCCTCTGCGTTGGAAATGTGACGGGGATGACGACTGTCAGGACGGCTCAGACGAAGATCCTCAGTTTTGTG AGGGAACTCAGTGTAAAGGTTTCTTGTGCTCCAACGCCTCCTGTCTGCCAGCAGCGGCGCACTGCAACGGCGTCAAGGACTGTCCCGATGGCGCTGACGAAAACAACTGTG ATCCTCTCTGCACTCGTTACATGGAGTTTGTGTGCAGGAACCGAGCCCAGTGTCTGTTTCAGTCGTTGGTGTGTGACGGCATCAAACACTGTGAGGATGGTTCAGATGAGGATGCTGCGTACGCTGGATGTG CCACACCCTCAGAATTTGGCAAAGTGTGCGACGCCTACACGTTCCAATGTGCCAACGGCGTTTGCGTTAGCCTGGAGTGGAAGTGCGACGGTATGGACGACTGCGGGGATTACTCTGATGAAGCCAACTGTG CTGCTCCCACTGAGGCTCCAGGCTGCTCCAGGTATTTCCAGTATGAATGCAAAAATGGCCGCTGCATCCCCACCTGGTGGAAATGCGACGGCGAGAATGACTGCGGCGACTGGTCGGATGAGGCTCTGTGCACAG GTGGAGTTACTCCTCACACTGTGACTCAAGGTCCCACCACATGTGCCTCCAACCGCTTCCACTGTGGCTCCGGAGCGTGCATCATCAACACGTGGGTGTGTGACGGCTACGCCGACTGCCGCGATGGCAGCGACGAGCTTGGATGTCCCACAG TGAACGGCACTATTACACCCGCCCCCACCCAGGCTCCTCCCCCGTCCCCTGGTCGCTGCAGTCCGGGTCAGTTTCTGTGtcgcagccccgcccactgcaTCCCAGAGTGGCAGCACTGCGACGGTCATTCCCACTGCCCGGACGGCTCAGACGAAGCCCACTGCC CGACCCTCGGGCCTCTGGTCTGTGTTAACGGGACCCGGTGCGCTGATGGGGAGGCCTGCGTGCTGGACAGCGAGCGCTGCGACGGTTTCCTGGACTGCTCTGACCACAGTGACGAAGACAACTGCAGCG CGGACACCCGGGTGTATAAAGTCCAGAACCTTCAGTGGGCTCAGGACTTAGTGGGTGCCGTCACTCTGACCTGGTCTCGTCCCAAAAACCTCCCTCAGAACTCCTGCTACTTCCTGATCTACTACCG GGTCGTTGGGACGCAGCAGTGGAGCACCATGAACACCCACAGCAACAAGACCAGCTGCAAGCTGACCGTGTTAGAACCGGACACCACCTACCAAGTAAAGGTGCTCACTCAGTGCCTCAGTAAGCTGTACAGGACCAACGATATGATCAGCATCCGGACCCCAGAGGGAT TGCCAGATCCCCCTACAAACCTGCAGCTGACCTGCCTGAATGAAGAGGACGGTACGGTGAAGGCCTCCTGGGATCCTCCCAGCAGAGGGCACGGCCTGATCAGGGAGTACATA GTGGAGTACAGCCAGCGTGGAGGCTTTGAGTGGACGTCCCAGAGATCCAGTGAAACCACAGCGGCGGTGAAGGACCTGCAGCCAGAATCCTTGTACAGGTTCCGG GTGGCTGCTGTTACCAGTCGAGGCGTTGGAAACTGGTCAGAGATTAAATCCATAACACCTAAAAAAG CTCTGCCCCCTCCCTCTGTGACTGTAAACAGCATCAGCAACGACTCCATGAAACTGTCCTTCAGCCTGGACTCCAAGTTTGAG GTAAAACACTTTGTGGCCGTTCTGTCCTGGCAGTTTGATTCTCACGTTAAAGAGAGCAGGAACTACAACGTCACATCAGGGATCCTCAAAG CCTCCAACCTGACTGCAGGGACGCTGTATGAGGTGGCTGTGTGGGCTCACACTAGCACTGGAGACAGCCCCACCACCCTCTCCCACCAGCAGACAACCGGCACACCCCCAAAGAAGCCCCTCCTCAAAGCCAAGGCTCTAAATCAGACGGCTGTGGAGTGTAGCTGGACCGTCAGTGGGCCCCTTGCAAAG CTGTACGGCGTGTTCTACGCCACATCCTTCCTGGATCTGTACCGCAGCCCCCGACGCCTGCACTCCGCTTCCCTCAACCTGACGGTGACTGTGGACAGGGATGAGCAGTATCTTTTCCTG GTTCGGGCAGTCTCCCCGTTCCTCGGCCCGCCCTCTGACTATGCCGTGGTGAAGATGATTCCAGATGAAAGACTGCCGCCCAGAAACCTCCACCGAGTGCGGGTCGACCAGACCCAGGCCACTCTGAAGTGGCAGCCACCGTACGACACCCCGAGCAAACCTCTG acataTGTAATCCATGTGAGGGACGTGATTCAGAATGTTGAGAGGGACTATAAGTTCACCAGTCAGAGCAACACGGTGGAGTACCTGCTGAAGGACCTGGAGCCTGGAGGAAGATACAGCATCTCTGTCCGTCTGCTCAACATGAGCAAAGAGGCCAGCTTCACTCTAAGCACCA CTCCTCTTCCTGCGCCAGAAGCCTTGAAGATTTTGATAGAGAACGACCACGTGTTCCTGCTCTGGAAGAGCCTGGCGGTCCGGGAGAAGGGCTTCAATGAGAGCAGG gGATATGAGGTTCACGCATTCGACAGCACCACCAACCAGACCTCATACCTGGGAAACACCACCGAAACCTTCTTCCGCATCACCAACCTGCTGCCGGGCCACAGCTACACCTTCTCAGTGCAGGCTCGCTGCTTGCTGGGCGGACAGCTGTGCGGGGATCCTGCTGTGGTGCTCTACAACACGCTGGCAG GAACCAGCGACGCCTCTCGGACTGAGGTCCACTCCCAGGACATGGCGGCGGTGGTGGTGCCGGTCCTCTTCGTCCTGCTCCTGGGCGTGTGTGGAGGTTTGGTGGCGCTCTACCTTCGCCACCGCAGACTGCAGAACAACTTCACGGCTTTCGCCAACTCCCACTATAACTCCCGCCTGGGCTCCGCCATATTCTCCTCTGGGGATGAACTAG GTGATGACGATGATGAAGACGCGCCCATGATCAGTGGTTTCTCCGATGACGTCCCCATGGTCATTGCATAG